tggtggtggagaaggataGCGCAGCCAGAGGGaggaagtaggcctactctcttTTAAAGAAAACATTGGATTGCCTTTACTTTGTACCTTTCTTGTTGTTATGGTATTTTCTTATTTAATAAATGAAGCAGTCATACAAATTATTCGATAATTCCGTCGTTGATTAATGAAGTGCTTTTTTGATATTTCCAATTAAACATTCAACAGACAGAAAAAACGTCCCTGTAGGTTGCTGTTGGCATATGATATGCGTTTAAATGTCACCAAGGACTTCCTATTCTTTTTTTGGTATCTTTATTGACAATATGCAAACTGGAGTAAGACAACATCAGGTGCAGTACCAAttcatttattgtatttttcatTATGTTAAAACTACAGCAATGTTACAATAAGCCTATTTTGTACCACCAAGGACAATGAAATGTAGACTACATTTTGTTTAACCCTATAGTTTGACTGTAACATTAAGGTTTTCCAGCTTTCTTTGTTCTGAATGTGTCTATTTTGCCTCCATGTTTAACAACAAGCATAGGGATGGTCTCTTTAACTATTGTATACAAATCTTCAAAATCCTGGTTAACAGTCATGTCCTGGAGAAAGATGGAGAAAATCAAATGAGCTGTTGGATTCTTTAGATTAACACTTATTATTGAGTCCCACTTACAGCAAAATCCAAGGTCTCTAATCCGGATTGTGGGTTTCCCTGTAAAGACTTCATGAATCCATAGCAACCAGCATTCTGAATGGGGTTCCGTCCCATCTAGACCATAAGAAAATGCATTAAGGAACACAGCAGAATTGGGAATTGGTTATTTCTTGATGcaggtgggcacacacacacacacctgcaatgTTCAGCATAGCAATAGCATTTAACAGGCTAAACTGTTTGTGTGAGGACCATCCAGACTACACAAAACACTGAATAGTGATTGGATGAACAACATGAGGAATTTTCTGGGAATTCACTGAGCTATATAATGGTCTATGGTTTGAATAAATATGAAAAACTAAGCTAAAAAAAGCATAGTTTCTGCCTTTACTTGCGAATACACTATTTCAGTCTGTCACAGCTCTGGGGATTATGCCCGATCGTGAATGTTAAAATTGAAAACACTGATTTATGTATTTCATTGATGTCAGTCTAGAAACTGGGACTAATCTTCTTTTAATGGCCGCTTACATTGAGAGATTTCAGCGTTTTGTTGACTCGGAGGCCCAGAGCAAGATGGATCGCTCCTTCAAGAGGTACACGGTTGTTGCTGAAGCAAGAGATGAACACaaaagattatatatatatatatatatatatacacacacacaaattcagttTTTGGGTGTGAGACAGGCGATCTAAAAATGCATCACTTTTCTCTGTTTATGTATCATGTGAATCAAGGGTGTGGTAAGATCAGATAACCATTTCTCttttggaagtttattttaGGGCAAACTTTTTGTTTTTCCCGAGATAACAACAGCTTTATGCGTGTTTTTTGAACGTCATTACCCATGGGAGACACATCCACGGAACAGAGATTTCGACAAGAGTATGCAAATGGAAATCACCAGGCATTTAATAAAGAATCTGCaggtttcttttcttttttttgcctctTATTATAACCAAATAAGGTAAGACTACAGAGACCTTCAGTATTGCTAGATGAAAGCAGATCTTAACAGATCTAACCCGTGCCCCTTGCAAACCCAATTACATGCTAATTTGATCACTGGCAGCAGATATAACAAAGACCCACCTTATGTTCAATTCTTCCAGAGTGTTGTTCTCTTTGAGTGCCTCTCCCAGAGCAATGGCTCCTTCCTTCCCCAAGCCATTGAAAGACAAATCTAATGCTCTGAGAAATATGTTTGCCTAGAACACAGCAGAGGAGCATGGCATTTGCAAACCATGACACAATCGCTAACCACATCAAAAAACTGTCCTGAGGTGGATGTGAAAGTATATTCTGTAATAAGGTTATGATAAAAGCACAGAAACAATTCATGCGAGTGAGCGGCTGATGTGGGCGCGGGAGGTAGATGAATGGGGCTCTTGGGTCCTATCTTAGAGGTCTATCATAAGCTTTATGATCCAGGTCATCTCCAAAGCCGTACCTCAGCACTATGCTCTTTAGATCACCAGACCAGACCTCTTAAAAAGTTTGGTTCCATTGGTAATCATTTGTTCCATGAGCTTGTTAAcaataatatgatataattttCACAAAAACCCTATAATAGATCAACAGAATTCAATTATGGGGGTTGCTTTATCTAATATGGAGTGAAGCCAACTCTTTATATTTCATAGCTGAAAAAAGGCAGAAGCAGCTATAAAACTGCTATGTAtctattgtttaaaaaaaacagaacaagaTGGATATATTGCACATTGGGATtacaatacagtacaatatCTGTGATGGAGCTAAAGTTTCAAAGTTTCAGGTTTTATTAGTCTTGTGCATCACTTACAACAGTGGAAGTCACTATTGACCATGAAAGTGTCTATAAAAGATAGAATAGTGCAACGCTGCACATAACTGGCAACTGGGACCTGAACCCAGGGTTACAGATTTGTCCTCTAAATGTACAACACCGTTCTGGTTACCCCGAGGCCCCTGGCCAgcatcactcctcctctccctctgatgGAGTTCCACGCCAGACCGAGCCATCGCAAGCCGGTGTTCTCAGACAGACACTCCCCTAAGCTCTCCCCTGCATGATGAAGAAGAACAAGGGAGAAGCGATGGTGACTCAGATTGCGGCAAACAAAATTATAAGCAGGTAACAAAGTGGGCTACATGGTGTGACTTCTCCCTGATGACTGTGTGAGAGACCTAGTAAGACTTTTGAGATGCCTCAACAGcattgtgtattttgtgtaaATGACCCACAAGTAAGGGGTATATATGACTTTATGTTGCATTTGATCAAATAGCGGCCCTGGCCCTTATTTTGTCCAAAACAACTGAAGGATTTTACTCCTTAAATCCTGGTAAAAACGTGGGTGTCCACACAGAAGGTTATGCCCCCCTGGCTAACAGGCTGTTCTGCTGTTGCAGGACATTACCTCAGCAGCACTGCTACACAATCCCTTCATTAGGAGAAACAGGTGACATTTCACAGACCCTTTTCAGAGCTTCCTACAGCAAACACAGGTGTCAGGGTTACCACTTATTATGGCTCCGGTACAGTGAGCACAGTGAGGGTAACAGTGGATAACACTATTGGGGAGACCACAGGCTGGTCATGCTAGGGCtgcgacacacactcacacctgatgATAATGTTAGGAGCTACAGTTGCATTTCACCCTGCTGCATCCCCTCTGTGTCCATTGGTCTTGAATACAAATTATGTGTTAATATTTGGTTAATATTTAATATCTAAATGATAGCATGTAAGcatataagcacacacacatcttcttcACACACTTCACCAACGCATGAAGGTAGCTGTCATCTCCACAATATTGAATCAGATGAGTGTAACAGATTGCATGATGTTTTCTGTGATCAATTGGTCTTGTTTTCTCTAGTACTCTTGACCTTTGGGGAAGGCTGTCCTTTATGTCGTCTGTACACGCTGAGGGGGGAATGGGTGCTCCATGGCATCGTAGTGTGGGTAAGTGTCAACACCAACCAAAGGGCAAGAGGGACACCATTCTTATCCACAATTGCTGATCCATGTGATTAGCCCTAAGAGTGTTCCACTTCAGCAAACCGAACCCTACCTAtttaaaaactgaaaaaaagcaGATTGACACCCACACACTTACTGTTGCGTTGAACAGCGATACCACCATTGAATATATTCCCTGATATTTACAGTAAAGGCAGTCTGGAAGAAAACTATACCCAGAAAGGATGTCCTTCACTTTATGTTCTCGGAAGTTGTAACCTGAAGTCACTTTGGGGCACGAGGAGATTATTTCTTTCATTGTCTGCTAAGCGTTATGCAGGTTGTATTCCTTCCCCAAGAAGTGTGTGAGTCTTCCTAGCACGTTCTTGTTCCAGACGTTGCCTGTCAAGAATCTCATTCACATGATAATTGACTGAGGTTTTAATAAAGGCTAATGTTCTCGACCTTTGAATGCCAACAATATCTTCCATAAGAGCAGCCATCTGAGAAGCAAACAAGGTATATGCCAAAAATGAgcagcctgtgtatgtgtgtgtgttatccgaGTCTGTAAGAAAGGAGGAAGAAATGAAAGTGGACCCGTTGTAATTAGATGAACCATTTGATGCTTATACCAAATATCTGTCAACCCATTCAACAAACATAACATCTGCCCCATTTACGCACAAAGGAAGTCATTATTGACCCGAAATGAGGTCCTTTGGACTTACATGTGTAGCGTAATATCATTACCAGTAATAACCGATTAGGATATCAATGGAACATTTTAAAGGTAAACGTACAACATTTAAAGGGCCTTCTGAAGGCCAGCCTTTTGTAGTCTTTAATTATATTTCATTTACAGAAGGAGATAAACACagtaaacattacattttgtatcACAGCTACTGTTTCTATGTAACATGATCCCACAATCCTATCTCACTATATATTTTCCTTAATATCATGCAGTGTATGGCAATGTgcaatgtgtgtttgcatacgtgAGGGGAGTGAGAAGTGAGCATAAAAAAAcgatctatatatatttttattatctgTGAAAATAGTGTTGCAGCCCCTGGAATCGCTCCCTCATTCCAGTGTCCTCATTCCTCTCTCGTCAAGACTATATATTTCTGCCATAGCAAAGCAGCTTCTGGCGTCATGGCGATTGGATCCAGGTGTGGCGGTTACCTGCGTGTTCCCCCAGGCCATTGTGGCTGAGGTCCAGGTTCTGCAgcttggtgttggtggtgagaGCTCGGCACAGGTGCTGGGCCCCCCACTGGCCCAGGAGGTTCCCTGACAGACCCAGGCGTACCAAGGTGGTGTTCTCTTGGAGCATGCCGCCCAACGCGCGCCCGCCACGCTCCTCCAGCCGGTTGTCTGACAGGTCCACCTCTGGGGATCAGATGACATTACCGGCGTGACTCAGAACCCATCTGGAGGGGACTGGCTTCTCATGTGGTCACAAATGGCCACGATGGCCACGATTGTTTTGCTGTTGCACATCACAACCGACTACTTCTGacttctttctttgttttggtGCACTTGTTGATTCATCATGTGGTTAAAAATCAATGCGCAAAGTTTACGGATTAAGAAACGAATGGCCGCCGCGATGGCTCATCACTGATTGAGGCTGACAGTCATCGATTCTTTGTCACTGTGACGTTAACAAGAATGATGACAAATGAACAGAAAAGCCACAGTTCTCTCGAGAATCTCAACCTCCCATTCCATCAAGCCCACGTATGAAGAGTTGAAGTTTGTCATATCGATGAGACACTCATGCCCCCTGAGGTTGGAGAATGTGGACGACAGGGGTCGTGGCAAGTGAGTGGGTGAGGCCTGTGGAAGGAATATATGTGCATAAAAAGAAGAACCAAACAAGTGGTAAAACGTGTGTGCGTTGGCGCATGCCTGTGCTCGTGGGCACGCAGACAGACCTGAgactgtgtctgcatgtgtgtgtgcttatgcgtgcgcgtgtgtctgcgtgggtgtgtgcgtgtgggtgagtGCTTcgtgggtgtgtgcttgtgtgggaaCCCACCTGTAACATAACAATTTTCTTTTAGCATCTCGGCCACGGCGACTCCGCCCATCCCCTCCATCCCATTATCTCGCATGTTCAGCTTCTGGATGGAAGTGTTGGTTACCAAGGGAACCGCCAGCGCTTTCGTACCCTGTAGagtacacccccccaccccaagaaAAAGAGACTGTTTGATCACCACTCGTACCCCTATTCTTTCGATGTCGGATTatagtgattgtgtgtttgtgtgtgtgtgtgtgtgtgtgtgtgtgtgtatttgtgtgtgcgtgtgtgtgtgtgtgtctctctctgtgtctctaggtgcacgtgtgtgtgtctgtgtttgtgtgtgtgtgtgtgtgtgtgtgtgtgtgtgtgtgtgtgtgtgtgtgtgtgtgtgtgtgtgcgtgtgtgtgtgtgcgtgtgtgtgtgtgtgtgtgagcgtgagacCTAGCCATCTAGAAATTACTAAACATAAATTTGGTTAACAAAAAAAGTTGCATCAATCATTGGTTTCATTGTCTAATCTAGACATAGTCAGAATCAATCAGGACATCCAATCTGCCTGCCGGGCATTGCTTAACACAAGACATACAAGTGCTACCACATCTCTCTATGTGACAAAGAAATCTTTTACTTTATGTACTTAAGGCCACACTGGTTCCATTTGTGATGTTTTCTCGCTGAAGAAACTCATCACAATTATCGCGTCATCACTGGTTTAACACAGGCACCTGCTTCGACGGCTTCGTTTAGATGTGTGATGATGTGTGAGATTGCTGAGAGAACTTGATATTCACAAAAATAATTAACTGGTTAATAACCGGTTTTGTCACATAAACTTCTCGTGTGTAAAGGCCTGCACCTCAGTTTTCCTTTGAAGTGTTTGCAACTTTGCACTGTTTGAAAGCTGGATAATATTCCTAAATATCCTTTGGAAAGAAACAAAGGTATTCTATTATATATCTATTAATGTTCTTGATACATGTCAATGACTGCATAGCATGTTTTATAGTGGTAAATAAACAAATCTCCACACTTTCGGACATTGAATCAAAGAAAATAGGGATTCCCATATTTTGATCAAATTAACAGCTCTTTTGCTATCAGTGACAATAGAATGAAGTGTTCAGTTGGTTCACTTCACACAGCAGCTTGCAGAGTGAAGGGATGGGTTTTAAACCAAGTGTTCACCTATTACATGTGAACAAACCAAGACACAGCTAAGACACATTATCCACGTTGTTCTCGATGGTCACTGATTGAGTTATGGGgacctatcttgcatccggcgcaattgactttctcactggcgcatgtgtcgttgctagtttgcaactggcgcagagcgttatTTTCCCTCNNNNNNNNNNNNNNNNNNNNNNNNNNNNNNNNNNNNNNNNNNNNNNNNNNNNNNNNNNNNNNNNNNNNNNNNNNNNNNNNNNNNNNNNNNNNNNNNNNNNTTAACATTCATTAGAAACTTCCTTCTATGTGGACAGACATTGCAGTTTATTAATGTGGAAAACGCTTCTGCATATTAAGCTCTGTCAGAGTGGCATTTTTTTAAAGCCGCAGTAGAGGAGATGAGAAACAAATTATAGTCAGGGAAAAAAGAGGGACTGCTAATTTTGACCCCTTGTGTCGTCCAGGACCTCGTTCAGTCTAGTAATGGAATATAACTTCTGCTTGCCCTTCTGAACAAGCTGCTCCAGAACATCTACACTGCTGCCCACTGCAGGTTGCAGCACGTTCTCCATGAGAACTCCCTCATATTCATTCAAATCAATTTCAAATTCATCATCTTCGGAACTGCAGGTGGTGATGCCCCAAGCCGATGGAAGTCGGCTTTTCAGGTGTATCAATGTTACGCTCAGCTTGTTACAGCTACTtggtagaaaataaatatttaaataatccGCAGACATGGGAAAAAGAGctaatttaaacaaacaaatttgaaaaaatatttacattcCAAAAGCAATCAATGAATCAAATACtggcaaaaaaagaaacataatcCGCTATCTGTGGTTGTCACAGGCCTGCAACAAGCCGGtccaatttttttatttgacagaaTGACTGATTGGATGGCTGATGTGTCTTTCTACCTACCCACCCGGCTACCGTCACACACTCTGCGCCCCGTGCACCCATTGGGCATGACCAAATTGTTCtacaaggctaggcagacctaCGCTAAAGCTAGCAGCCTATTCACCTATATTAtgggagtggctttggagggagacctgaatggggggggggggggggggggggggggggttggttggaTTCTGTGGCTACCTGCTTTCACTAGCTTTGGTTgaatctttctttcttctcttctttgttttgtctttttaaattgttcattATTTTATGCAAACCTTCAATTTGTGAAAGGCAGATGGATATTTGATGCGGCACTATACCCTGGAGCATGCAGATCTGTGAGCTGAATGCAGAAAAGACGTCATTAAAATGGATTCTCAGAGTGAAAGCAAGGTTGGATAAAAAGAACAGGTCAAATGGGCCTGGGGTCTAGAGATCGCCTCAGACAAGGACAGAACCACACTAAGCTCAGATTTACGAGCGAGGCCGCATTATTAGCAATCTTCATGGGTTTGAAAGGGGAGCCAAAAGCCCTGTTCGACTTTTGTTTTCAAAACATACTCTGCATTCTGAGTTGGTCCAGCAGAActtgttattattttgaacaCATCTGTGAATGCCAATGTCACGTCAGAAGTGTCTCACAGGTCACATCACAGTGTGCACAAAAAACTTTCCAGACTCTGCTCACTTGATGCCAATCTCCTGTTGACTGTTTAACTGCCAAGAAAAAACTGCTTTATGGCGGCTTAGCCTATCAGCCAAAATAGAGATCTTCGTAGAAGTTCTTCTAGTCGGCACGATTTCTCATGTTTAACTTGAGGAATGGGATCACCCTGAATGTAGAAAGAAAGCCTTCAGGAAAAGGCAAGTAGGATATTATAAttaagggttatggttaggctCATCTATACTATTAtagtaagggttagggtcatctaTACTAgtgagggttagtgttagggtaaTCTCAGTTCCAGCATTCCCATAGGCACAAAGCCTGGGTCAGAAAATAAATGCTCCAAGGGGCAGACTTAAgccttgtttcttgttttgttaCAGAGAAATTCTCTATTCTGAGTGGAGAAAGCTTTCAGGTAAATGGTGTTCCACAGCAGTTTCTACATGTTTTCATTTGAAACCTTAAGAGACAAAACTAttgttcaaaacaaatatgaagccaGCAGATAATAATCTTAAGGCCTACCTGGTCGTCCACACCGTCTCTGCTGAGGAGCTTCGGAGCCCTGCTGGGGGGCCTTTCACCCACTCCTCCTAgctcttctctctcccactctgtctcctcATCACCGTCCTCCAACAAGGAGGGCAGCAGGGACCCCCGGGCCAGCCTCTTCCCACTCACCATGACTCTAACAGCTCCACCACTCTGGTCTCCTCAGCACTATGGTCTCCTCTCAAGGTCCAGAATAAATATTACTGCAGATTAATCTTTTACTTAGTTTTATTTACCTTAGTAGTTATCAACTCATCTATTTGGTTGACCAACAGCTTGGTTCAGAGGGCCAGTCTCTGCAGTGGACTGCACCTGTGGCTTTGCAGTTCTCCAGCATAACTTGTTCTATGAGAGGCTCCTGCGTTGTGACCAATGATTGACAAGCTGCTTGGCCTATCACAGTGCCGGCTGGTTCACTTCCTTATTTCAAGCCACGAATCAGAAGAACGGGAgctttattgtttgtttgaataGTGTGCCTCTGTTGACTGGTAACTATGGTGCTGACTGTGTCCCAGCAATGCTGAGATTGGTAAGTTGTTGAGCGTGCTGAGCAGAAAAAGACTCACACCACTTAATGACTCCCTTCTAACAATCTATCCTGAAAATACTAACAAACAGGGCTGACATTTAAAATCTGTAAATGACTAACCTGGTAGGTCAATGATGCTTCAAAACAAAGGTTGTTGTAGAAGTTCCCCTGGCGATAATTATTAACCTAGCAATAGTGGTTTACCTAGCAATAGTAGTTTAACTAGTGTTAGTATTTTTGCCAGCATTAGTTGTTTACCAAGCAATAgtatttagggttagggttagagatacAAAAAGTTGTTTACCCAGCGGTAGTAGTCTACCCAGCGGTAGAAGTCTACCCAGCGGTAGTAGTCTACCCAGCGGTAGAAGTTTACCCAGCGGTAGTAGTCTACCCAGCGGTAGTAGTCTACCCAGCGGTAGAGGATCACCAGCGGCCAGCCAACAGACATATTCTGTAACCATGCTAAATGAAATGCAGAGTGGTTGCAGGTGATGAAAGTCCTTGATGGATTACACAACAGGCTCCCTCACGAGGCCGGTGGTGGCATTCTCCGGGTGAACGAGGATGTGGTTGCACAACACTAGATGGAGAGGCCCTCAAAGCCTGTGTTTCATCCTGCGAAAGGTTGCCCCTCACAATACACTCATACTCGTACACAGTGTCGGTAAAGAGAGCTATGACAGGAGAAAATCATGCACCCCGCCTGCTCACCTAAGGCCTAAAGCACACGCGAGACACCGAATAAGGACAAGACTTTGGttgttggattttttttttcgtttatgtcaagcagaaaaaaaaggacaaataataataatagaattaCAGAGTCAAAATACATTCTTAGAAAAAGTCAAAGATGTactatttttttgattttttatacttgaatatatatatatagaagctATGTATAGAGCTATatcttatgtcttttttttgttgcaaatTTTACATCACAGAGTGTTATCACAGCTCTTGCTGGGAACAGACGCAACCTGCGTAAACGTCTCTACAGAGGAGAAAACATCCGTCCTGAGCCAACAGGTGTGTCACCCGCATCATCCTCCGGATTAAACCAA
The Gadus macrocephalus chromosome 6, ASM3116895v1 DNA segment above includes these coding regions:
- the lrrc74b gene encoding leucine-rich repeat-containing protein 74B, giving the protein MVSGKRLARGSLLPSLLEDGDEETEWEREELGGVGERPPSRAPKLLSRDGVDDQVGLKIIICWLHIWVRVVIKQSLFLGVGGCTLQGTKALAVPLVTNTSIQKLNMRDNGMEGMGGVAVAEMLKENCYVTEVDLSDNRLEERGGRALGGMLQENTTLVRLGLSGNLLGQWGAQHLCRALTTNTKLQNLDLSHNGLGEHAGESLGECLSENTGLRWLGLAWNSIRGRGGVMLARGLGANIFLRALDLSFNGLGKEGAIALGEALKENNTLEELNISNNRVPLEGAIHLALGLRVNKTLKSLNMGRNPIQNAGCYGFMKSLQGNPQSGLETLDFADMTVNQDFEDLYTIVKETIPMLVVKHGGKIDTFRTKKAGKP